ACAAATAAAACATAACGAATATCAACATTAATACATTTTTGAATTTCACTTTCAAATGCAATATCGCCACTCATTGCTTCCCAGTTACCATCAAAAGCTACTCCTATTAATTCTCCTTTGCCATTGATTACGGGGCTTCCTGAATTTCCTCCTGTAATGTCATTATTAGTTGTAAATGCGACTTTCATTATTCCATTTTCTCCATATTGTCCAAAATCTTTATTTTTAAATAGTTCTTTTAATTTTTTGTCAACAATAAAATCACGGTTATCAGGATCGTCTTTTTCCATAATACCTTTTAATGTTGTAAAATAGCTATAATAAACAGCGTCTCTTGGTTTATAATCACCAACAGTGCCATAAGTTATACGCATAGTTGAATTTGCATCAGGATATAATGCTTTATCTTTTTCCATTTCAAGAAGTCCTGCAACAAATAATCTTCTGCCTTTTGAAAGTTCTGTACCGATAGCACGTAATTGTGAACGCATTCCGTGATATTTTGAAACAACTGAAAGCATTAATTGAAATGCAGGATCTTTATCTAATACTTTAGTGCTTGGATTTGATAAGAAAGCTTCAAATTTTGACTGGTCGGCAAAAATAGATTTTGAAAATACCATTTCGGCATACTTATCATAGTTTCCTTTGTATTTTGTAATTATGGTATTAAATAAATATGGATGAAAATCTTTATTAATATCATCGTAGAATAATTTAAGCATTGTAGCGAAAACTTTTTTATCTGTTGGGGCATTGTAATCTTTATAAAAATCTTTTGAAAATTCTTTTATATCTTTTGCCATTTCTTTAATTGCTTCTGTGCTGTCAGGAGTATTTAACATTATATTATATAATGGTTTTGATATGTTGGCAAAAGCTATAATTTCTGTTCCCCGCAATAAAGTTTCCCTAATATATTGAGATGCATTTTGAATATCGTGTCTGTCATTATATGCTTTTTCAACAAGATTTAATGCATCTCCGTATATTTCTTTTTGCTTTGTATTTTCATTAATCCATTTTGTAAAACGGTCTTCTAATTCTTTTTTTTGTTCATAAACTTTTAGTTTTTTCAATCCTTTACTTTGCCCAATAGAATATTTCCAGTAATTGCTTGAACGTGAATACTTTGAAGCATATTTTATTCTTATTTCATCGCTGGCGTTCATATCTTCTTTCCATAAACCTTGTTTTATTCCCCTAATTTTTGCCCTGTTAGGATTTGAAATTTCAAGTGTTTCTTTTATTCCGAATGATGTCATATACCTGCTTGTACTTCCGGGATAACCTAATATCATGGCAAAATCATCTTTTTCAATTCCTGCTAATGAAATAGGTAAATAATGTTTTGGATGATAAGGAACGTTCTCTTCGGAATAATCCGCAGGTTTTCCGTCGGGTCCACAATATATTCTGAACATACTGAAATCCCCTGTATGTCTGGGCCACATCCAGTTATCGGTATCACCGCCAAATTTCCCGATAGAAGAAGGAGGTGCTCCAACTAAACGAATGTCTCTGAATGTTTCATATGTAAACAGATAATACATGTTGTGCTCGAACATATCTTGAACAACAGCTTCATAATGTGTGTTTTCTGTAGCCTTGCTAATGATTTCTTCGGATAATTCATGGATTTTTGCATATCTTTCACTTTCTGTTAAAGTATCACTAAGTTGGTCAATAATTTGTTCTGTTACATTTTCTACTTTAATTAAAAACGAAGCTGTTTTTCCCGGATTTGGTAATTCTTCGCTACGATTCATTGCCCAAAACCCATCAGTCAGATAGTCATGGTCAACAGAGCTGTGTGCTTGTATTTGTCCATATCCACAGTGGTGATTTGTTAATATCAAACCATCGGGCGAAATTAACTCGGCAGTACACGAACCATGATCAAGTGCAACTATTGCATCTTTAAGGCTCGAATTATTTAAACTGAATATTTCTTCGGGAGAAAGCTGAAGTCCTAATTCGTTCAATTTATCTATATTTAGTTTTTGAACTAACATAGGAAGCCACATGCCTTCGTCTGCTTTTAAAGACAAATTAATAAGGAGACTAACTGATAATAATAAAGTGATTATTCTTTTCATTTTTATTAAATTTTAAGTTTTATTTTGGGGTGCAAATTAAGTATTATCAAATGTTTTTCAAAGTAATTGTTCTTCAAAATATTTTTTTTCTTCCTCAAAGTTAATATCAGAGTTGCTTTTTTCGATTTTTAATATTTTTTCAAGATTTATTTTAACAAATATTTTATGCCTTTCAGTAGATATATTAAAAGGTTTATGTTTTTTTGCGCTAATTATTTTATCAATTTCATTAATGAGGTTTAAAGATGATTTGTTAATATAAGTTTCTGAAAATTTTTCCCATAAATATTTTATTGCAATTTTATTCGGATGTATCATATCTTCCTCATAAAACCTGTAATCTCTCAAATCGTCCATCATTATTTCATATGCAGGGAAATATTCAAGATTATCAAAAAAATCGCAAAACTGATGAATTGTTTCTAATAAAATGGCTTTGCTTAATTGGTTTGATATAGCTCCATCTTTTAAATGACGTACAGGACTGAGAGTAAAAACAATTTTAAGGTTTGGGTTAAAATCAATTAGCTTTTTAAATAATACTGAATATTCATCAAAAATATCGCAAGTGCTTAAAAGTATCCGTTTGAATTTTTTTTCAGGTATTTTATGACAATTTGATACTATTTCTCCGCTTTTAATATATTTATATATCCATGCTGTGCCAAATGTAATAAATAATAATTCTGATTCTTCTAATTGTTTTGAAGAAATAGTTATTCTATCATTAATTTTTCTTAAACATTCAACTTTGTCTGTATCAGAAAATCTGCTGTGATGATAAAAGCTGAACCACTGTTCGTTATAATATTGTAAATCTTTTTCTTTAAATGTTTTTTTCTGAATTAATATTTCCAAGCCGTTTTTAACTGATATTGGATTATATAAAACCCCAAAAGGATTTACATCAACATTGAATTTTAATTCACTTAATCTGTTTCCTATATTCTCAGTAAAACATGAACCTATGAATAAGCTCTTTGTATTATAACTTAATTTATAATCTGAAGGCGGAATATTAAATACTGTTCTGAAAATTTGCATATTAATATTTTATATTGCTAATCGGTATTGGTATATAGTGCTTGTCCATAAAGTCCATACTTCTATTCGTCATTGCGAGAAGGAACGACGAAGCCTGCCTGACGGTAGACAGGCAATCTGATATTCAGCACATTGACAACAAGATTACTCCTTTCAGTCATGAGAACTTTTCTCATGACCAACGGGAATAAAAGTTGCTTCACTCCGTTCGTAATGACGTACTTTATGGACGGACACTAATTAGAATAGTTTACCTATAATATTTTAATAGTAGTAACTTTTGTTCCCATTTTATTACATTTTGCTTTCACCTCAACTTCATTACCACTTTCTAATTCAGGCAGTTCTATTTCAATATCATGACTTTCTTTAGTTGATTGAGATGTGTATTCTAAAACTTTTATTTCTTTACCATCAACACTAATGATTATTGACTCAATGTAATGCTTTTCAACATTTTTAACGAGGTGTGGAATAGAAATAATTAATTTATTAGACTCTTTTTTATATTTAACATCTACCTTTTTAGGTGGATGAGCCATTAAAATAATAGGTAGAAATACCATCAAAATAAGGCTTAACATTTTTTGTTTTTTCATTTTTTTATGTTTTAGTTAAAATAGATTGAAATACAACATTATTAATCCATGAATTGAAGCAGATGAAAATCCGATAATTCCAATTGTTTTATGAACTTTGTTTTTTACTTTTATAATTTTCGTACCTGTAATGAAAGAGAACATTATCAGAAGATACGAGACAATACCCATAATAAATAAAAATGTAAACATATTTTCCCTTTTTTATATAAGCTAATTTATTAAAATAAATTTTATTACCCTAACTTTTGAACTTGAGTTGTAAAAAAGAACCGAAGTTTTTATGCAATATTTTGTTTATCAGTTTATACCAAATTTCAGATTCACTCCTAAAAAATTATCATCAGGATTAATTAAAAATGAACCTATCATTAATACGGCATCATACCACATATGTGCAGCAACTGCCGGTCCAATATTATAATTCCGTTTTTGTACGTCTTTTCCTAAAAAATATCCAGCTATTGTTGCTTCTCCAACTTGCAAAAGTGCTGCTGCATAATCTGGCTTATCTGCAAGTAATACATTTGAGAAATGTGCTACTCCAAAAAATAAACTTGAAAAAATCAAACCTTTTTTTTGTCCAAATTTATAATCCATGACAGGCATTAGGCAGTTTCTACAAATATATTCTTCCCCAACACCTGCCCCCCAACTAATTGCTAATGATGTTGTACCATATATTACTAAGGCATCATTCCTGTCAATATATCTATTTAAAAAATACATTTTTTCAACTTCCGAAATACTATGCTTTTCATTATACTTTTCAATTCCAAGAAATACACCTGCTAAAAGAACCATTCCTCCGGTTATGGGTGTAAATATATTTTCTTTTTTAAATGGAGCTAAATATAAATCTTTTTCCGATAAATCATCATATCTAAAATCCGGATAATGATATTTCATTAATTCTAATTTATTTCTAAAATTATATAATTTCTCTGTTTGAAAAGCCTGTATGCCAATCAGAAGAGGATAATTGTAATAAGGAGAAGTACTATTGCTTTTTAAGTTTTTTTCATACTTAACCCCCAAATAAACACCTCCTAATTCTAAAGTTGTGAAAATAGCACCTTGTGCAACCTTACCCTGATAAAAATACGATGCACCGGGAACATATAAAGTCCAAAGAGGAAGTTTTTTTGGTTTTGTCTTTTGTATTGAGTCATTAACTTGTGCCGAAAGGTTTATTATTAGAATTAAATTAAAAAATATAATAATGCTTTTTTTCATGTATCTTAGTTTAAGAATACTAACTAAAGTCTAAAATCACAACCAATATTTAATGAGTTATAAAACCAAACATTTTCAGGTTTTAGGTCAAATTTAGCAATATTTATTTTTATATCTATTAACCAATTTAAGTTTTTTTTATATAAGAATAAATATTCAGATGGTTGGTTATAAGGTTTTTTTTGGCAATGCCTAACCTGATTAATTACTCCTTTCGGTCATGAGAAAAGTTCATAAATTTTGGAATTATTTGATGCAAGTAGGCAGTTAACAAAAAGAATTTGCCTATTGTCAATTGTTAACTGTCAACTTATCTGTTTTTTGCACGAATTATTATTATTTCATATTTAAAATTAATACTTATTTGTGAATAATTTGGGCTAAATATGTTCCAAACAATTACCACTAAATTTTTTTGCAATTGTAATACCTGTGTTCTGCATGTTTTTCCGTATAGTGTTTATGAAAATATACAATTTTTCACTTTTCTGTAACAAAATGTATTTAGTAATCGTCATAAAGAGAATTAATCCGAAAATTTTTCGCTTTGAGAGAATTTTTTAATTTTTTTCTTTTCTTTGCATAGTTTTTAATCTGTAAAATAATATTATGAGACATCAAAAAATAACTTTTCTCTTGAAATTCAAATTAGTTTTTACTTTAATATTTACTCTGTTTATTTCTAATATTTTTTCACAGGAAAATATTAAAGTACATGAAATAAATTCTATTAAAATATTAGAATTTAAGTTAGAAAACAGCTTAACTGTGTTTCTTAATGAAGACCATGAAAAACCGGAGATTTTTGGAGCAATTATAACAAAGGCAGGAGGTAAAGACGACCCTGCTGATGCAACAGGAATGGCTCATTATCAGGAACATATGTTGTTTAAAGGTACTGAAGAACTCGGTACTATTGACTGGGAAAAAGAAAAACCACATATTGATAATATTTTTAAGCTATACGATAAACTCGGTCAAACTAAAGACGAGGAAGAAAGAAAAAAAATACAAAAACAAATTAATGAAGAATCTGTAAAGGCAAATAAATATGCTATTCCAAATGAATTAAGCAACTTGATTAAAAGCATAGGAGGAACAAAATTAAATGCAGGTACGGGTCCTGATTATACTATTTTTTATAATACTATCCCATCAAATCAAATAGAAAAATGGCTTGAAATATATAGCCATAGATTTATGAAACCTGTATTCCGTTCGTTTCAGGCAGAATTAGAAGTAGTATATGAAGAAAAAAACATGTATGCCGATATGTTTGGATTTAAAATGCTGGAAAAGTTTCAGTTTTATTTCTTCAAAAATCATCCCTACGGACAGCAAACGCTTATTGGAACAATTGAAGACCTAAAAAATCCTTCATTAACAAAAATGTACGAATTTTTCAAAACATATTATGTTCCTAACAATATGGCACTTGTTCTGTCGGGTGATTTTAACTCTGATGATATTATACCTGTAATTAATGATAAATTTGGAAAATGGAACAGTGGTGATGTTCCAAAATTTGTTGAATATAAAGAAGAACCATTTAATGGTCGTGAATTTCATGAAGGCAAATACAGCCCCATAAAATTGGCTATGCTAGGATTCAGAACAGTAACAAAAGGACATCCTGATGAGCCTGCTCTTGAAATTTGTAATAAAATACTTTCAAATAATGACCAAACAGGTTTATTAGATAAATTAGGTTTAGATAACAAATTGCTTGCTGCACAAGTAATTTCAATACCTTATAAAGATCATGGAGCTACAATCATTTTTGTTGTTCCAAAAATTGTAGGACAAAAATTAGATGACGCTGAAGAACTTGTTATGAATGAAATAAAAAAATTGCATGACGGCAATTTTGATGACTGGATGGTTGATGCAATAAAAAACCAATTTTATAAAGATTTTGAACTTTCAATGGAAGACAATAAAGATAAAGCATATTTTATTATGAAAAATTTTTCTATAGGACGAGATTTATCGGAAGCTTTGTTGTACTCGCAAAAAATCAATGCCATCACAAAAAATGATATAATTGAAGTTGCTAAAAAATATTATGGAGATAATTATTTTGCTTTT
Above is a window of Bacteroidales bacterium DNA encoding:
- a CDS encoding S46 family peptidase, with product MKRIITLLLSVSLLINLSLKADEGMWLPMLVQKLNIDKLNELGLQLSPEEIFSLNNSSLKDAIVALDHGSCTAELISPDGLILTNHHCGYGQIQAHSSVDHDYLTDGFWAMNRSEELPNPGKTASFLIKVENVTEQIIDQLSDTLTESERYAKIHELSEEIISKATENTHYEAVVQDMFEHNMYYLFTYETFRDIRLVGAPPSSIGKFGGDTDNWMWPRHTGDFSMFRIYCGPDGKPADYSEENVPYHPKHYLPISLAGIEKDDFAMILGYPGSTSRYMTSFGIKETLEISNPNRAKIRGIKQGLWKEDMNASDEIRIKYASKYSRSSNYWKYSIGQSKGLKKLKVYEQKKELEDRFTKWINENTKQKEIYGDALNLVEKAYNDRHDIQNASQYIRETLLRGTEIIAFANISKPLYNIMLNTPDSTEAIKEMAKDIKEFSKDFYKDYNAPTDKKVFATMLKLFYDDINKDFHPYLFNTIITKYKGNYDKYAEMVFSKSIFADQSKFEAFLSNPSTKVLDKDPAFQLMLSVVSKYHGMRSQLRAIGTELSKGRRLFVAGLLEMEKDKALYPDANSTMRITYGTVGDYKPRDAVYYSYFTTLKGIMEKDDPDNRDFIVDKKLKELFKNKDFGQYGENGIMKVAFTTNNDITGGNSGSPVINGKGELIGVAFDGNWEAMSGDIAFESEIQKCINVDIRYVLFVIDKLAGASHLIDEMTLVYKKENVEDTNTEKEPVEEVPVPVEKVPVIEE
- a CDS encoding GSCFA domain-containing protein, which encodes MQIFRTVFNIPPSDYKLSYNTKSLFIGSCFTENIGNRLSELKFNVDVNPFGVLYNPISVKNGLEILIQKKTFKEKDLQYYNEQWFSFYHHSRFSDTDKVECLRKINDRITISSKQLEESELLFITFGTAWIYKYIKSGEIVSNCHKIPEKKFKRILLSTCDIFDEYSVLFKKLIDFNPNLKIVFTLSPVRHLKDGAISNQLSKAILLETIHQFCDFFDNLEYFPAYEIMMDDLRDYRFYEEDMIHPNKIAIKYLWEKFSETYINKSSLNLINEIDKIISAKKHKPFNISTERHKIFVKINLEKILKIEKSNSDINFEEEKKYFEEQLL
- a CDS encoding CPBP family intramembrane metalloprotease — translated: MKKSIIIFFNLILIINLSAQVNDSIQKTKPKKLPLWTLYVPGASYFYQGKVAQGAIFTTLELGGVYLGVKYEKNLKSNSTSPYYNYPLLIGIQAFQTEKLYNFRNKLELMKYHYPDFRYDDLSEKDLYLAPFKKENIFTPITGGMVLLAGVFLGIEKYNEKHSISEVEKMYFLNRYIDRNDALVIYGTTSLAISWGAGVGEEYICRNCLMPVMDYKFGQKKGLIFSSLFFGVAHFSNVLLADKPDYAAALLQVGEATIAGYFLGKDVQKRNYNIGPAVAAHMWYDAVLMIGSFLINPDDNFLGVNLKFGIN
- a CDS encoding insulinase family protein, whose product is MRHQKITFLLKFKLVFTLIFTLFISNIFSQENIKVHEINSIKILEFKLENSLTVFLNEDHEKPEIFGAIITKAGGKDDPADATGMAHYQEHMLFKGTEELGTIDWEKEKPHIDNIFKLYDKLGQTKDEEERKKIQKQINEESVKANKYAIPNELSNLIKSIGGTKLNAGTGPDYTIFYNTIPSNQIEKWLEIYSHRFMKPVFRSFQAELEVVYEEKNMYADMFGFKMLEKFQFYFFKNHPYGQQTLIGTIEDLKNPSLTKMYEFFKTYYVPNNMALVLSGDFNSDDIIPVINDKFGKWNSGDVPKFVEYKEEPFNGREFHEGKYSPIKLAMLGFRTVTKGHPDEPALEICNKILSNNDQTGLLDKLGLDNKLLAAQVISIPYKDHGATIIFVVPKIVGQKLDDAEELVMNEIKKLHDGNFDDWMVDAIKNQFYKDFELSMEDNKDKAYFIMKNFSIGRDLSEALLYSQKINAITKNDIIEVAKKYYGDNYFAFYSKMGFKKKEKIEKPGFEPVISNTETKSAFAKKFEEIPTSKIVEKFVDFNKDITTEEFIKGIKLYYVKNPINDIFSLKIKFGIGEHKMPLLKYTTELMDYSGTKSHNVSELKNEFNKLGCTYNISSNESYVYVYLEGIEKNLEPALKLINELLTEPVLEKEKLKILLDGEKANRKIEKSEPDNIADALYEYVKFKNKSSYIDRLSMKEIKALNTDELVNEFKKATNFETEIHYVGQKSFNEVKDAIKSNIIFKSELKLSESPFIPEKEKYNNNIVYFVNKKNARQCKIYFFANGEKYKNANEPIIDAFNMYFGGGFSGLVLQEVREYRSLAYAAGARYVIPKIKGKNTYFVGYVGTQADKTFEALEIFNDLLRNMPEKTERMDMIVQYLSQSSLTQYPHFRDLTKKVVSWELKGYKEDPAKLKIPEYNKLKFNDITSFYKDNIKNKAFVIAIVGDKKEIDMKELAKYGKIIELKEKEIFTD